The Microplitis mediator isolate UGA2020A chromosome 10, iyMicMedi2.1, whole genome shotgun sequence genomic sequence GCAAGTaatgagaataattaattaattattaataaaaataaaaaatttcacgtatattttttagtctGAGTGCATTCGGAAATGATCTAGCTCTAGCTCTAGCCAAACGTTTTCATATAGCGAGAGCTAGAGCTAGAGGAtttctagtaatttttgaataattttttcggtcATGGTATGATACCCGTTGGAGATGTGAAAGAGGTGGAGATAGTTAcagtaaaagtaaattaaataaaaaaacatttaatttaattataaaatattattttattcataacttttttacaaaaatataaaaatgatttgaaatcaTCAAGAATTGGCATGTAGTCACAAAGTTCAAACTGTCATTTacgcaaataaaattaatggtctgaaattattattacacaaATGGCAAGtatcagaattaaaattataaatgcctTCAGTTACCAGGCAGAAtggtatattacacaccaaggaAGGAAAGTAGGATATTCAAACCCGCTTGAGCCGAAGGCGAAGGCGGCAAACACACGGATTGGGACGTTCTACCTTCTTTCGCGGtctgtatacaatttttaaccaGATCTGCACCTGAGTTTAAATTTCTGCGTGTTTAAGGAAAGAATCgcgcatgcgctaattttcatcatttgttTCCTCATATAAGAAAACAATGATTTTCTTCCCTTTAAACAGGGCATGAATATAAACTTTCGGTGCAGCTATAGTAAGCCAGCAAATCTGTGGTACGGTATTATTCGCCTCCTTCTAGAGGCCCAGGAGTTCAAACTTTCGTGCCTGAGAGTAAGAGCACTGCTTCTTGTTAACTTAAACCTTGAGGGTCTTCCTAAACTCACGAATAAATCATTGTAGCTAAGATACGTGAGGATTTTTCTCACGCATAAATCAGgcaaatcaaaaatattttcaaacacCTTCTCAGCTTCTTTCTGCATCTGATAGCGCTTGtatttattcttaaaattatttattgataacttCTTGTTCAACGAGAGCCTACACACGTCTAGTTCTTAAGCTTTTTTAATAGTTTCATTCTCTGCAAACATCGCCAtgtcatcaaaatttttaaacagcaATTCGTAATAACAAACAGAACGATCCTCAATTATTTCTTCTGCATCCATTTTCATCACTTGAGCTTGGCGTCCATTCCTTAAATCCtcgtcttttatttttttagaattagcCCACTTGGTAAGTCTCTCGTTATCGTAATGTCCAGCAACCCTGAATTTCTCTATATACTCTAGAAATATTTCCCTGTTacgaaaacaatattttttaaattcagcgTTACTGACATCTACACCCATATTCAACATCAGCTCGAGCATATCGGGATCGAGTTCCTCAAGGGTCATGTCGATATAATTTACGCATGTCGAAGCCGTGGCATTTATATCAGAACCCATTTCAATCAACTTCGACACAGTCTCTTTCAAATTGAACCTCACAGCTTCAAGAAGCGGCGtaatattatcaaaataatcCGTATTACTTCTGATATGTTTACATCAGCGCCAGCATCTAACACACGCTTAATAATGTCTTCGTTTCTGGTACCAACAGCAAAGTGTACAATTCTTTTCATCATTGGACTTGATATCAACCCGAGCACCTTTGCTCAGTAAAAACTCAATCATTGCACTGTTATTATTCATTGCTGCATAATGCAATGTCGTGTATCCATAGCCCCGATCTTTATAATGAGCATTGATATCAGCACCATGATCTACTAATAGTTGAATGATCTCCGAGCTATTAGCTTTCGCGGCAACTTGCAAAGCAGTCACACCATTCCGATGTTTCACATCAGTGTCTATTTTACTCTTAGTTGTTCACTTACGAACAGATTGATATGCAGAGGGCATATCTATCGTTGCACCTttgtctattaattatttagcgaTTGTCGAATTATTCTTCAATGCTGCAATATGGAGAGACGTCAAGCCGGACTCTGCTGTGCCATTGACGTCACAGCTTTCGTGATCCAGTAGAAGCTGGATGATGTCTATTAGATTCATGTCTATGGCGACGTCCAAGGCAAGTAATCCACCGTAGTTACGATGTACGTAAGCTGCAGTGAGACTTACATCTGCATCCATCTCCAACAAATATTTCACTAtttctatattattattcacgATTGCTGAATAAAGTATAGTTTCACTTTCACGCTGATTGGAGGCCGCGCACTTATTCAGTATTATGGCCATATCTCTGCCGTCGCAGTAGCTAATTGTTAGCTGTTCGATTGAGCAGTTGTTTACAACTTCTTGCGTCAACTCCTCGGCATTTGGTCCACCCATGAACGTAAACTTTAGTTCATTTCACGTAAAAACAATCATTTAACGAAGTTCAGGCCTCCTTTTAATTCCCATTCTTTTGACATTATACAGCGGAGTGAATTTTGCCACAGTTTCCATGACCTTATCGATTGATATCTGTTAAGTCTCATGGCACGACACGGCAGCAAAAGCTTTATTCCTGGTAGGTATCTGTCGTCGATGGCAACTTCAAGTGCTGTGAGACCTTCCGAATCTACGGCGTTAATGATCGAGAGTAAGCTTATGATATGTTTAATATGCACGATATCTTTATGTTTGACAGCTTGTATAAGTGAGACAATTCGTAGAAGCGATTCATCATTAATTATCCAGTTTTTTTGTGATTGGGACTGGTAGATTGATGTCCAAAGATTCGTCAGATTTTGAAGAAGATAAGGTGTCAAGACGTCGTCTTATAGCAGATCTTCTGTTGTAgttagacatttttttttatttactcgtaaatttctgaaaattatgttttatcagttattaatttatatttacttacatacttatatttatatatactaaattttacaaaatattattacacaAATACATGGAGCGAACAGGTACTAGGTTGCTTTCCttatagttattaatttataacctaatatacatatgagtgtaaatgtagcagccataagacaatttttaaattacatacaCGGGttattccatgccaaatcgaccacttttgaacccggcccctttagatttggctgaaaattttttctttttttctacacCATCAAACacttctcataattttttcaaattttttcacccaaccaaaaaaaaagttataaatttttgaaagaaatggctttttttattttaaatagctataacttttttgaaaattgacttattgggatttttttttttgaaaattttcgttttaaaatgcactttttagaaaaaaaataataataataattcggaTTCATATTCAACgtattttttgaaacttttggAAAAAACGATAATTCGGGATGAttgacatttttgaatttcgatttttttttttttaaatttcagtatTTTCTGCGAATTTCCTGAAATTTTCAGtggcattttttttctttctattttttttttttttttttttttaaatgaaaaaaaaagttttctttttaatgTTTGTTATTTGTTATAcctttctgaaaattttttagcagatttagaaaacttcaaaatccgagtaaaaaaaaaaaatcaataattaaaagtgaCAATCATCGATaagatttgattatttttcaataaagttagataaaaaataaaagcattgcattgcattattttttcgtgaatattcaccgaatattttaattttaaactacgtgttcaaattattattttgtaatccTGATATAATTAACTGAACATTTCAAACTTTCatataacattttaattttaaactacacgtgttcggattttaattttttaattctgatataattaactgaacatttcaaactttcatttaatattttaattttagaaaacacgtgttcgaattttaattttgtaattctgatAGAACTAACTGAACatttcaaacttttatttaacattttaattttaaactacacgtgttcgattttaattttgtaattcgaATATATCTTAACtgaagattttaaatttatttaatattttaatcataCCTGGTTTCCCTGTGTGAATACATGATGTAGTACTTATACTCGTTTAACtaacttttttccttttccttttcttcattgtaaaaaaaaaacttgttcacACTTTGATGATTGCAGCCAGAAGAGAGCGAGAGTTACCTTTTGTTTCTGGGCCCTAAATTTTCTTATCGGCCCCtccatatttttcattttggtcaGCGCACGCATTATTCTCCCCACTAAGATTTCCCTTAACAGGTATTTTGCCGTTCACGTGGCTcattgtattttataaaattttatgaaaaaaaaaaaataatgttgaaaattataaaaattaatcagacgTAACATTTTCAGAAAGGTATAACGAATaacaaacatttaaaaaaaaaatttttttttcatttcaaaaaaaaaatagattgaaaaaaaattatttctgttgGAGATAGGAATACTCGCacgtacacacacatacacgaCAGAAGTCTACCGCGCATAGATCTACTGCgccaatatatacatacactcatTCACCGGTACATACGCACACCACTTcctgtaaaaaattacatttgaaTAAACGTGcaatataaattgatattgaattctttcattaattatatccCCTAAACTGCATATCTCCCACAATCTcaacaaaagtttttttttaattattcttaatacTTGTATGCACACCCTAGCGGATCCGTATACACCGTGTAAACTTAGTGTAAACTCGATGTATACCTAGTGTCAGTGTAAATTAGGGGTTTTTCTGGTGTATACTCGCTGCATATTGAGTATACACCAAATACACTTAAAGTTTACACTGAATTTACACGGTGTATATGCGCACGATATACACAGAGTTTACACCAagtatacactaaaaaaatttttcaagtcttcAGAACAAATGttgtgaagaaaattttttttgaaaaaaaattgaaataaaaaaaaatcatattttgaacacaattaacatttttaaaaaaattaaaatttttagaaaaattaaaaaaaaaatacacataaggtaaaagaccctgTTGTTGACCATGATCCAGCTTCTgactttttcaacttttttctaacttccttaaaaaactataactttaataagaaaatcgattttttcttaatttatagtaatttattcTGAGCCTAATTaatagcaatttaaaaaacatagaaattattaattgaataaaaaaaaaatgatttagtcGTAGGTGGCTGAGGAAgccattttttaagtgtaGTGTAGTCTAAGCAGTTGACGTTAGAAGGTGCGACAATTGAATCTGTGCACTAATTATCatgtcagtaaaaaaatttaattaaaaatgtatggatagatcaatatttaattaaaatttattttaatatacttataaaacatattaaaatgagttttGTTGCTAAAATTTGAAGGTTTGTAACtaggctcaattttaaaggtgTGATGAAGTTGTTGACCCAAAAATTCTAACCGACTACGAACGAggttatctttttttattacatgtctataaaatgtaaaaataacaatatttatagttttattaaattattttttacaatacaggtataacttgacattaaatatttatttttataaataaaagatcatATTTAAATCTTGAAAGTATATTTTTGGAGTGATGAaatggaggaaaaaaaaataaaccagagtagttttaacaaatgattttaattttttcatttattgttttgtagcatgactaattatttatattttaaatataaaaaaaaaactatgtgtttgttacaaaaaaatttttttccagtcacacttgaaaaatttttgactttgCTTACAGCAAGATACATGTAGTCAgcacttagaaatttttatgaaaatgggacttagaaaaaaatttttggtgtaaaCTTGGTGTATACTCAGTGTATATACGCCGCGTATACACCGTGTATATTTGGTGTATACTTAGTAGATAGCGATCCGCTAGGGCAtagtcaaaatatttataattttagttgtaatcaaatatttcatgttttaaaaaataattatatacgcGCCTaacatgaattaaaaaattaaaatattttgataattttgatagtCGTTTATTAATTCTTccatttagtaaaatttaacacaaacaATCAAGTATAATAGCTGTTAATTCATTATTCATGCGCTCCAGTATTTTGTCAAAAACCTGTTTATCGAATATCTGTCAAGtcatgataaaaaactaaagtGATAATCTAGATGCTacccaaatttttaattaacatatcTTCAAATAGAATGCGCGACAATCATCTTAAGTCtgctaaaaaataagtaacttATGTTCTGACCACAGAATGAGAAGTAAAGAAATGAAACAAGTACTTCTCTCTCATACACGGCTTATATTCATATGTAATATAGTATAACTAAGAGTGTATCAGTGTGGTATACATATACTAATTCACTGTTCACTCGAGAGAAAGGTGGGGCAGCAAGATCGTGGAGTTTATAGAAGGGATAAGCGCGTGTCAGGACCACCAAATTAGCATTGTCATTGTCATTACGTATTCATTATTTGCGAGAGCAGCACCAGGTGCCCGGTACTTCCTCAACAAATCTTGATAGCTTAGCGGTTTAAAGTTATTATCCAGTATACTTACTATACACATAACTATTACATcagttttaaaatgttttgcTTTGGTTCAACATTTCCATGGCTGAACCGGTTTATACCCAAATTAAATTACTCCAGTCTCGAAGATCTTCCGGAAGACATTACTTTATCACAGTTACCACCAATTGATCCACCGATAAAAGAAGCTGGAAGATCAACTAGACCCTCACGTCAACAAAAAAACTCAGCTGGTCTCCGCAGTTCTGAATCTTCATCACTTCCCACACGTTTTCCAGAAAAtactattcaaaataaaaaaatggatagTAGCCAACAGCTGAATGAAATAACTTACTTtaacgaagaaaaaaattcagtgtTCACCAATCATCATCCACAGGTAACAACACTGCTAATTGATACTGCTGATATTCATAGTGTTTATTCTCGACCACCGCCACCAGAACAGATACAATCTAGTAGTAATTCAACAGGATATCCACAAGAAGCAAATAACACTAAAATTGAACTTTATAATACCTCTCCCATAACTCTTGATCTAACTTTAGATTATAAGTTTAACTGGAGTATCAAGATCGCCGACAACATCCAACCAGCGCCAATTGGTGTTATTGCCAACTATAGATTTATGATAGACCCGATGAATAGAATGGTCATAGATTCGGCTGATTCATTTAATTGTACTTGCCTCCGAAAAAGTAATTACAAGTCACCACTTCGCTTGCACtcgtcaaatatttttccaaacgAACAAGACAATGAATTAGATGAGCGAGTGAGTCAACAAACTACTTCTAGAGTGGGAAAGCGTGTATTTGTTACGGATcagcatttaaataataattttctagtCGATGGTGGCACTGAAAGATCCATATTTCCTCGATCGAAATTACGAGATGACTTACATGAATTAGTTGAGAATCCGAACTACCATCTTCAATTATCGGATGGCAGAAAGATTCCAACATATGGGATGGTTGATATGAATCTAAATCTTGGATCAAACAAAACTATAATGTGGAAATTCATAATTGCGGATGTACAACAAGCGTTGCTCGGTGCGGATTTTTTAGATCACTACGAATTATTTGCAAATCACCGTGATAACTGTATCGATGACATACCTGCCAGCCATACACACAAACGAATATGCTGTCAACTTCATGAATATTTTCACCAGATGTTTGACGCAATCGCCCGAATTAATTTAGGTTTACAGGTATTTTTGCCCACGCCTTTCTCTCAAACAAACACTCTTAACGCAACATAAAGATCCAGGGTCGATGCACCAGTCTATAATCGAGTAATCTAcgctattatttttcaaaaattttcatttgtttaagagaaaaccgtaaacaaagtttttatttaccgTGCTAATgcaccaagaaaaaaattttacaattatttaaaaatataagatttattatcaaaaacaaaaatcaaatttacatattaCAGTAGTTCGCGAGCAAACACAAAATAGCGCCTTATGATGACGTGGGCGCGGTCACTACctttaaagtattttttaatgataaaacttttattatttaaattttaaaaaagctcAAGTATTTTCAAtgcgaatattttttaaactttataataagaaaatcACAAACTCAACACTATACAGCGTTCTGGCTGCATTCAACAGGTGCTacgagtatatatataaagtctGTGCTGTGTTGAGTGAACGTGGTGGAACCGTTTATCCCCACTGGGACTGaacacattaattatttttatccattGGCTGACTCACTTAATGTTATTTTAATCATATACTACGTATATATTCATtcataaaatcatttaaataaatatttacatattaaaTATGTTAGTTGTTGAACAACACAAGTTAATGCAATGACACAATAAATAgcatataatatattatatattaataatcgttatttaataattgctatgcattttatttatatatttatgcttTACATTGTGATAAtcgttttttcatttttataattctaattaatttgtagtttaaattaaaatatatttcggCATATTGGGCAGGTGGATTTCTGACTTGTACTGAACCATTTGtactgaaattaaataaaatttatttaaatttaaatattgcattttaattattttcttaactttctTCAACTCCTGGCAGGCAACGTGTACCCCATCTCCTctgctgcccaatttcaaaacacagtaagtgacaaatttttaaaactcgattttttagtatttttagttccagTGGAGTCTTGTGAACATGATTCGatgcatatttcaaaaattttatttttatcagttactgtgttttgaaattggacaGCCGTCctttttctttactttaaaTCAATTACTTTCATAAAACAACTACTTTATACAGAAtcgtttgaaatttaatttaaaataaaaaattctcgcTAGCTCTTTTAAGAGGCATAATATTTGAGATTAAaaacaactaaatatttttttcactcattACCACAAGAGGATTATGTTTTTCCTGTCAGGAGTCAATATATTTGGTAGAGTATAAACAATTCGCTTACCAGGCAAGGAGCATGGAACTTTTTGCGACAGGTATGACATGAAAGCTTTGGTATTTGGTAAGTATTGATATGAAATATACTGAAACAAATATAACATTCTTCCACTCCGGAAAATTTCTTATCAAGGTCATTTTTCCACATCATTAATCCATCCCAAATTGATCCAttctgcaaaaaaataatgttactCTAATTAAaccattattaaatataagttAAGGAGGGACTTTAGTCATTTTTGTCCAAACTTTTCTCTCAAACAAATTCTCTAAATGCAAAATTAAGAACGAGGCTCGATGCATTACTCTTCAATCTAGCAATCTACATTTTCATACTGATAAAATGTTGATAGCAAATATCTCTAAATTCGCAAAAAGATGGTAAATTCGTACAATTAGGTTGCAGTAAATTTCAAACCCGGATAGCAGACACTATAAATGatctttcatttttaactAGATGACATACAGGTATCAAGATGATCCTGCTTTATATCACATCTGCCTCTTATCTCCAAATAATTGCACTTGGCAAAGATAGATTGCCTTATACATAATACACGCCACACTGATAGAAGAATTTCTTACcatttaaaaagatttcttagtatttaagaaatcatttcttaaacatcatttctttgtatttaacaaaaatattaaatgtgcCTATTGCTGACACTAACTACACGACGAGAGCTCCCTTATGTCGTGTTTCGAAAGCAGTGAATGAGTTTGCTTCacaaattgatatatttgatGTATCGACAAAGTACATTAAAAAATGTGCAAGAAGAGTAATCCTGAATTGATCTGAACGGTTGTGCACAGTGTAATGGTAGTGGTAGTGAAccttatattaatttatagtttctgATAATTGTCATTTCTTTTGCTGAATTTCTTATTTGTCATTTAAATGATAGATTccttttttcttatattttttttttctgtttcaatttatatatagatttagtATAGATTGTGATGGAAATCTGTGCAATAAATTTGTTAGCTAATCTTagattatattatatactttATGTTCTCTATACAGACACTTGTgtgaaatttgttaaatacaaagaaatgataaacATCATTTCTTAAACGGTTCTTAAACGgtttcttaaatactaagaaatctttttaaatgctatgaaatccttctatcagtgcatGGAGAACTTCCAGCGAACACTCAAAGTACGCAAGCCAAGCTTACAATACTAAG encodes the following:
- the LOC130675791 gene encoding ankyrin repeat and SOCS box protein 2-like, yielding MGGPNAEELTQEVVNNCSIEQLTISYCDGRDMAIILNKCAASNQRESETILYSAIVNNNIEIVKYLLEMDADVSLTAAYVHRNYGGLLALDVAIDMNLIDIIQLLLDHESCDVNGTAESGLTSLHIAALKNNSTIAK